In Primulina huaijiensis isolate GDHJ02 chromosome 4, ASM1229523v2, whole genome shotgun sequence, a genomic segment contains:
- the LOC140975446 gene encoding uncharacterized protein, translated as MSEAYERVRAGRLAFKGGEIATRDKAIDKKKKKKKNKKSLLDDLVPEEDPSLNVVDPSPGTGEVYTIDAAKKMKYDELFPVECKKFGYDPNAKSKSVEEALDDRVKKKADRYCK; from the coding sequence ATGTCGGAGGCATACGAGAGGGTTCGGGCCGGGAGGCTGGCCTTCAAAGGCGGCGAAATCGCCACCCGAGACAAAGCAATAgacaagaagaaaaagaagaagaagaacaagaagAGCCTGCTCGACGACTTAGTACCGGAGGAGGACCCGAGTTTGAATGTCGTGGATCCGAGTCCGGGTACGGGGGAGGTGTACACCATCGACGCGGCGAAGAAGATGAAGTACGATGAATTGTTCCCTGTCGAATGTAAGAAATTCGGGTACGACCCTAATGCCAAATCCAAGTCCGTTGAGGAAGCCCTCGATGATCGCGTGAAGAAGAAGGCCGACCGCTATTGTAAATAA